A region of the Stigmatopora nigra isolate UIUO_SnigA chromosome 10, RoL_Snig_1.1, whole genome shotgun sequence genome:
CGCACTATTTTTCTCAGAAGAATACTAAGAAACATTGGTATACAGTGTATATCGTTTTAAAAAGATGTCAATGTTTAAAGTATCTGTTAACTGgtatttttacctaaaaaatggTTCAAATATTCTTTTACTGAGTCTCTTTTCCCCATaattatattgttgtttttgtgtgttctttTTCAATGAAAAGCAAGGGTTACAAAAGTTAATgttctcttttaaaaaatatattctaaatTGAAGGAAGCGGAGAAATATTgttatattagttttaaatgaatattcaatcttaaatataaaaaatacaaggaCAAAATGGTAAGTTTGTTAGCTTTGTATGGACATTAAAtaagttcatattttttttagttcagcaAATTTTAATGCATTGATTGACATTCATTTTTATCGTTTCAGGTGTACGTCATCGAAGTGCAAGATGGAGAGCACAAGTGGACAATAAAGCACCGCTATAGTGACTTCCATGACCTCCACGAGAAGGTAAATGTGGTAATTACAAATATTTGgtggtcataaataaatgtctaacaaaaaaaaaaacaagtccaatGTGATACATTGAGCTCTTTGTTCTGGAAAGTTTGTTTCCCCAAGAGTAAAAATattctgtgtgtattttttttgtaatatcatatcCCTAACTTGGTGTCTTCCAGTTGGCGACGGCCAACCAAGTGGAGCGCTGTCTGCTCCCGCCCAAGAAGATGCTTGGCAAGAACTCCAAGAGCCTGGTAGAGCGTCGACAGAAGGAGCTTGAGGTCTACCTACAGACATTGCTGTGCCAGTTCCCCGGGGCTGTGCCTGGACCCCTGGCCGCCTTCCTCCACTTCAACCTCTACGTGAGTTTTGGGGGTCGGCATCACGACTTTTAACTGCGTCCAATCAAAGCCGGCGGCCTGGTCATGTGACGACGTGAGCGCAACAGTAGGCCAGTTGTTTAGATTTTCTCCCCGAGACACCACCGCGTGACTCGTACTCTCCAACGTGATTGTCATGAAGGAATCGGAGTCAAAATTGGGCGTGTCTTATTgataaacaagtaaaaaaaaaaatatatatatatatatatgtatggctGGCATAAAGTATTCTGGAGATTATTATTTTGCAGTTGATGACTAATCCCttcatttctattcatttattatctGTACTGCTTAGCCTCAccaggttcgcagggggtgctggagtctattccagccaactacaggcagGGGCACCCTGAAgttgttgccagccaatctcaatacatatttttcatcttttttcagGAAATCAACGGCATCACAGCTGCGCTTGCTGAAGAGTTGTTTCATAAAGGTTTGCCATCCtgctatttcccctttttttggctTCAATCTTTCTGACTCTTGTCTGTTAAAATAGCTTTGGGGCGAACTactaaaaaaagcatttgaaaagcattaaaaaaatgcacattattTTTTGGTCAAGTCGCTAGTAAAATGCCTTTAGAAAAATGGctgagaaaatgagaaaattatcTTCTCTACCCACTaccaaatatgatttttgacggaagtcagatttaaaaaaagaaaattgtggtTAGGCGAGCAGTTGCTGGCCGCCGGCGAAGTCTTCTCCCTGCGGCCCCTGCAGCTCCACGCTGTTTCCCGGCAGCTGCGTCTGGCCACGCCCACCTGCTGCAACGGCGACGCCAAAACCGACCTGGGACACATCCTGGACTTTGCCTGCAGGCTGCGCTACCTCAAGGTCCGCCCAGccgtttgttttcttctttttttccacctttctCTTCGCCATCCTCAATGTGTGTGGCTTCAGATCTGTGGCACCAGAGGCCCCCTGGGAAGCAGTGACATCCTGGAGACCGCTCTGCCCTTCGACTTGTCTTTTTTCAAGTCGCTTCTTCAAATCGAGGTAAGGTTGGTAAACTACCAGGAGTGTGGACGCTTTGACTTACCTTGGCCGTCCGTCATCAGATCAGCGAGTGCGATGCCCGGCAAATCCGAGGTTTGTCCTCGCTGAGGTCCACTTTGGTCACCCTCAGTATTCACAACTCCACGGAAACCATGATGGTATGTACCAGTCAttgaattttattgaaaaaatgttaatttactgCTTATTTTCAATACATAACACACGAAAAACGAAAATCCAGAAAAATTGagggaaggaaaaaatgaaGTTAGAAAAATTGTCTCAAAAAATTGGGGAAAAATGCACGAAAAAACAGCATCTCCCCAGAAAACTAGGCAAATAATTATTCAAAAATACTTGGGAAAATGACCCCAGCAAAAACTATATGATAGAATATGCCTTTATAACCATGCAAAAACTGGTACTATTAAATAGTGGCAGTTTATATGCATTATTAAAGATGCTGAATGCTAAGTACACATTTTTGATTTAGCTGGCACTGGTGCCGGAAGCCAGCGACTTTCCCCAGTGGGAAGCCGAGGGCTCCGAGTCTGGCTGTGCCGTGACGGCGGTGGTCCCGCTCTGGCCCGGCCTGACCACACTGGACATGAGCCACAACGGTATCGGCGCCATCGACGCCTCGGCAAAACTTCTCCGCAAGGTGGAGTTCCTGGACTTGAGCCACAACCAGCTTTCCTCGGTGGAAAACCTTGAGGTAGCCCTTCCCTCCAAACTTTTGGGTTATTCATAAAGCACATTTAAAACTGCTGTAAAGCAGGCAGCGGATttgtggattattttttttgtgtgtagtcAAACTTTAACAAGAAGTATCCtaaaagttttattttccaAACCATGTCACCATAGAAAGTTCGATTTAGGCCTTTTTATAACTGCAATACATTAGCGGATGTGCTAATCGCTTTGCTAGCGTAGCACATGTGATAGCCACGTTAGCTTACTTCACATACATTCCTACTTTGAATTTTAaagtatacaaaatattttttttgcagcaccTGTACAATCTGGTCCACCTGGATTTGTCCTACAACAATTTGTGCACGCTGGAGGCAGCTCACACTCGGCTGGGCAACATCAAAACGCTGAGCCTGGCTGGCAACCAGCTGGAGAGCCTGGCGGGCCTTGGCAAGCTCTACTCACTGGTCCACTTGGACCTCGGCCACAACCAGCTCAACCGGGTAAGACCCGATGACGTCAGGGCACTTTCGGGGCGGCGTGCCCATCATCATGTGCGCTTTCGCAGTTGGAGGAGATCAAGAATATCGGCTCGCTGCCCTGCCTGGAGAAACTCAACCTGTCGGGCAACCCCGTTTGCATCGTCCCCGACTACAGAACCAAAGTCTTGGCCCAGTTCGGGGAGCGTGCGGCAGAGGTAACTTAGCTTATATAACAGCATGTGGTATTTGGTCAGTTTTTTAGGTCCTTATTATCTTTATAGTACATTTTTTGTGCACCTGTAATCACTCGCTCTCCATTTATCAGGTGTGTCTTGATGGCCAGGCCACCACAGAAAAAGAATTGGACACGGTGGAAGTGTTGAAAGCCATTCAGAAGGCCAAAGAAGTCAAGGACCGCATGAGCGCCAGCAACAAGAAGGTAACGTTTTTTTCGGAATGGATACtgatctactgtattttctcgcacatTAGCCTCCACGTATGAGCCTCAccctttaaattgccttaaaatagttgaatttgacaatcatCAAACACCGTGGTCTTTCTGAGTATTGTATAAATTAATTGTTTATTAtaattacatacatatatatatatatatatatacacacatacacacataagcgcgtatatacatacatacacagatgtacatgcatcatacggtaggtcttaacactcagccattttttaaaaattatttatttgtatatatttttaaataaatgagcaATTTAGGCCTGCATGTAATAAAATCCAAAGGGCGTAGATAGGATTTCCTCCGACGTTTTCTCAAGAGCACAGAGAGGACAAAAACAAGTCTGCATTTTATGGCTGAAggcttcctcctcctctctgtCCTCTCGTCAGATCAGTGAGGAGACCGGGGGGTCGTCGTTGGCTTCCGCGCCTCCTCGcctctctcctcctccttcctcctcctcctcttcctctaccCGCTCCTCTTGCGTCGCCGCCCCTCCTTCTCTCGCTTCCCGTCGGGGCCGGCGGGCTTCCTGCGGCAGCCAAGGTAATCAAACCCGGGCTCCGCGGGCGATGGCTACTCGCTATTGGTCCGTTTGCTTCACCTTAGTTCTCTCGTACAAAATCGTTGTAAAAATCAGCACTTAGCtacttgtgtttttgctttttcttcatttatttgatgaaaaaaaacaatcctgcTCAGCTGCATCGATACGGGAAATTGGAATCTCGCCGTATTtacagttttaatgtgccacttGGGAGTTTAATCAACTTTCCTTGCGTTTATATTTGTGAttgaatattgtttattttttatgttatttattagGAGAAAAGTAGACAATTTGTGGGggaagataaagaaaaaaacggacatgttttcatttatttagatttttgttagGTTTGACTGACATGGAATTTGGTTGCTAGgtaaatttttagtttttagtataGAATGATACAAGCGGTCAGCCATTTTAGTTTGGCACAAATATTTCAAAGTTGTTTAATAATTTTCATGCCCTGTTGAGTTTTCTTATAATAACTTctgaatacataataataacaataataatcagaGATAGTCTTTTTCATCATCCTTGACTCGACataagcctaattgtcatcatacccagctgcgtatgacaaaattggtagtgaaGTCTGGTAGACATGTTATTGGTGTTGTACAACACACATACTTTGTGATTCTGCCTATtgaatttgattttcttttttttagaagaaatgAACAACCAAGAAGAAAGCGCCATTCCGCCCGTCATCGTCCCCCCTCACGCCCTCCCCGTTAGCCACTCCCCTCGTGACCACGACAACCGACTTGCAGAAGATTCACAAGCGAGCTCGTCGTTCTGGTCAGCATCTAAATCATGTCtatcctttaattttttttttttatttctccccacaaatgaaaaatgcaatTGTATTCCCCTTCCAGTTTCCCGTGttcttcgtcctcctcgtccAGCCTCCTTGAAACCACCTGCCCCACCTGCAACGCCACCTGGTGTCCACTGCTGCCTCCTCACCTCTTTTCCTTCACCTCAACCCACCGACTCTTCACAGCCTCGCTGTCCAAACGCTTGAAGGAGACACGGCAGAAGAAAAGGGAAAGCCACACAAAGGCGGAGACCAAAGACGAGGACCGGTCCCCGTCCATTGAGGTTTTATCCAGCGCCGAAACCACGGAAGTCGGCAGTCCCGCCGTGTCCAGGGACGGCTACTTCGAGATGGGACCTGACCGCTCCCTCCCGGACCCGTCGTCTACTCGTCTTCCCGACGAGTTTGGCGAAGAGGAGGAGCAAGAGGAGCGGGTCAATGTCGTACTTTGGTGCTATGGCGTTAAGGTGGAAGATTCCAAGGTGGAGCATCAGGTGGTGTGCCTTGTGCTGACTGATAATCTCTTGGGCTTGCTGCGTTTATCCGATGGAGTCAAAGGGGACGATTATGAtgcaggtaagaaaaaaaatgtaattggttcatcaaaatgtgtttttttaagggatGAGTCATATagcagattattatttttaaaccacAAAATATAGGTTTTCCtgctttattttgtgttttttctactttcagaaacattttttaattagtttATCGTTTTTTGTcaccacaaaatattttttttcctgctttattTGAGGTATTTTTCTACCTTTTTTGAAAGTTTAGTTATAGGTTAATCGAACTTTTTTATACTTAAggatgatttattattattattattgtataatttttttcttataatgtGTTTTGACAGATAAAGAGCTAGTTCCCACACCCGATGCCCTCCTGTCCAACCTGGACACGGAGCTCCTCCTGCCCTTTTCTGAGCTCCTGCTCCCCTCGCACGCCGATCTTCCCGCTGCCTGTCTCCACTTGGCACCCCGAAACGGCGCTTGTCGCTACTACCTCTTCTCCGAACCCCAGGACCTCCAGAGAACCCGCACCGAGCTCTTGAGACTTTTACGCCTCCCCGAGGCCGAGGATGGACCTCCGCTCTTACCTCGCTGCCTTCTCAACTCCTGGGAGCTGGAGGAGAGTCAGGATGCCCGAGGCGGCTACCTGACGCTCCTCCCGCCTTCCTCCGCCTCCCCGTCGGACATTTCGGCCGAGGCGGAAGAACTCCCGGCTCTCCTCTTCCTGACCCAGCGACATCTGTGGGTGCTGAAAACGGATGTTCGAGAGCCACGGGGGGACCCCTGCAAACTGGTCCGCGTACCCCTGGGCTCAATGGCCGTACGCCCCACCCGGAGATGTCTTCAAACTGGAGAGCTGATCGACGGGAGGTTCTGTAAGCACCCGCAACACCACCAAAGGTACACACTTTTTGAGAGAATAGCGCCGCTAAATTTTTACTTTGATCAGAAACCGAGAACAAACTTGCTTTAAAGTAACAACAGTAAAATGGAACAAGCTAAATAAGTATCTGgcaacatgtttttcaaataattatAAGTCTATAAAAAACATAACTTGCTGTTGTGGTCAGAGTGAAcacaaaataagacaaaaataaatattttaattaaatattagtTGCAGGCCCGGccaagctaaaaaaaagtgcaatttatagttTGGTAAATATGGTATTTTGACTGTGGACTCCTGATTTATAGGCGCTAACCAAATAATTTCCGtgtaatttttttaagaatagaagtaatattgattaaaaaaaacgttttaggGGTTTGCTCCCAAAAATAAGCAActaaaattcattttgtttcCATCCCACGCATCAAGGTGTGGCCACACGGCGGAGCTACTTCTGTCCGACGGGGCTGTGCCTCTGCTCTTCCCGCTGGCCCGGGACAAGACCTCCTTCTTGGAGGAGCTAAGTCGACGGCGAGCAGCTTTGGGGGGGCTTAAGACTGTGGTGCTGCCCCTCCCGTGCAGATGTCCCCCACACCCGGAAGATGGCGGCGGGGACGGGGACGACTTTTCCAAGCCTCCTCGGGGCTCCTCCGGTCCGTGTCTGGAAGACAACCGTCCGTCCCCTCACTTGCTCCCGGCTCTCTCCCCGGGGCTCAAGCTCCTCTCTGGTCTTGACGGAGAGCAGCTGATGGAGTACTTTCACAGATTTATAGCACTGGTAAGGACGCACCACCAAATTTTacgggtatggcttatatgcgagaaaatacagtatacacttgttttttttagtctgggGAGAAGGAAGAAGTACGCCAACTCCTGTGGCTATCAGTGGTCCTCTACACCTCGCCAGAGTCCGAACTGGCTTGCTGTCTATTGCTCTCTACCGAGGCCGTCTATTTCCTTTTAGAAGACTCTGCCGCTGCTCCCCCAGGCCGATGCCCCGGTAGGAATACGCATCCAAAGTGCTGTGATGTCCGAAAATCATAGTTTGAATTTCTTTCTATGACGCCATGACCAAACTATTTTGAAAAGTAAACATGCCATTTATATTCTGGTCTGACAGAGACTGACGTCTGCCTTTGCCCCTGCCTGACCATCAAGTTGTCGGATCTGCTGTCCGTCAACGTGGGTTTGTTCGATCAGTACTTCAGGCTCGTCGGTCAGTTGAGGGAATGGGCGTCTCCGGAGTatgatttgattattattattattttttttcttctgtgcaGGTCGCTCGGCCGAATGCATCGTGTGCTGTTTGAGTCGAGACAGTTACGGCACGGGGGTCTTCTTGCAGGAGCTCATGTCCGTACTGAGTCCTCGACACGAGCTCCCGGCTCCGGAGAACTCGGAATCCTCGGAGCAGGATTTCTACTCGGAATTCCCCAGCAACAGCGCAGGTGATGACAAAGTTGTCTTAAATTGGCTCAAGCCTCTCTGTTCATTGGCTGCCGTTGATGTGATTGGTAGTGAATTAgagtcattgtatttttttttaataaacattccCTAACTTCAGGCAAGATGCAGAATTACGAGCTGGTCCACAGCAGTAGGGTCAAGTTCATCTACCCCAGCGAGGAAGAGGTGGGCGACCTGACCTTCATCGTGGCCGAGAGGAAGAACCCAGCCATTGTCACGCCGCGCTCCTTCAACGTGTTGCTCTACCTGCTGGTCTTTCAGGTAGGGTTCTGCCATCCCACTATCCCAACCGCCCCAGGCGGTCTATAAACGTGGCCTTCGCAGGTGGAGCCGGATGACGGGCGGGGCCCCCACGGAGCGCCGCTCCTGCGTCCCCAGACCCTCATCCTGACCGCCGCCGACGTCTTCCTCTTGGACGAAGACTACGCCAGCTATCCTCTGCCGGATTTTGCCAAGGAGCCACCGTCCAGGTGAAGTCCTTAAATGGCTGTCTCTGCAATTAATCTATGATGTGAATAGAGCAAATGAACATGAATTCAAATCTAATCTAACTTTGGAAAAAGAATGGGGGAGGCATGTGACTTtaatgagccaaaatggccgccagtTGCTCAACATCTAGGCAGCAGAAGTGAGGTTATCTGTTAAACACAATTTTccgaattttaatatttttattctaaCGGGTCGCTGACTGGTTTCTCGGCAGGGAGCGTTACCGCCTACGCGAAGCCCGACGGATCCGTGACCTGGACCGGGTTCTGCTGGGCTACCAGACGTACCCGCAGGCCCTGACGCTGGTGTTCGACGACCTACCGGGCCCGGACCTGCTGTGTCGCCTCACCGCCGACCACTTTGGCTCAGAGGGGGAGGAGCCTCGGCCACAGCGGCAGCCGGCAGGGACGGCGACACGCGCGCCCTCCGAGGCCGAGGTCCAGTGGTGCGTCTTCGTGCCAGGAGCCGACAGCCGCGAGAGACTCATCTCCGTCCTGGCCCGCCAGTGGGAGGCGCTGTGCAGCCGAGAACTTCCCGTGGAGTTGACTGGCTGAGAAACAGGGAACGGCGCCCCCTTTTGGGCGTGTGCAGGCTTAGAAATGAGCCCACTGCTGCTGGAGAGCGACTGTTGCTGGGCAGGTTTACGCCTGAAAACTCTACTAGGGccgccaccaaaaaaaaaaaaaaaagattatttatttgtctttatgACCAAAACTTGTGCGGTTTTTGCTCACCCTTAAAACGGGGAGCAAAATGTGGAGGACATTGTTGCGAGCCGTACAATTTGGCTCTTTTTGGACACGCTAGTATGGCCGTTTTTGTtcttaaatatttgaaatagcTCTCTTAGCTATGGAGAGCTCCATTTCCTGTTTGTTACCTCAAACTTCCTGCTTTGTTTTTCAgtgagagggagagaaaaaaatgtttgagggACATGTCACACCAGCCATCATCAGTGGACTACGGCTGGAAAACAAAGTGGCCATTTTGGTGAGTCAAGTGAGTCTTTATCGGTAGGGGGCGCCGTCGACGTTGGTCGCTTTTAAATGGCGTCtcgtgacaaaaaaaatggcaaaatcgAGTTGGAACTAAAAGCGATTTACAAGTAAACGCAACAAGcgctttttgcacttttttttgggagaactggaaacaaaacaaaaaatattttttttgccggTGAACGATTATTCAAACCTTCCCAGTTTATATCAATCGTACTTACATCGTGAAGAGTAACTATTCACTCGTTTATTGATATGAattagttttatcattaagaattatttaattttttgtgttttcatgtATTATTTTCATGCTTTACGTTTACGCAGTTAAAATTATTCGATATTTTGGTGGTTCTCACCATCAATTACTTATAGTTTACATGACTATAATTTcactaaaaatatgattttgaatattttcacatttacaaGATTGATGTA
Encoded here:
- the nisch gene encoding nischarin, whose translation is MEPPSFTEELLDRKVCIVGSELVENYTVYVIEVQDGEHKWTIKHRYSDFHDLHEKLATANQVERCLLPPKKMLGKNSKSLVERRQKELEVYLQTLLCQFPGAVPGPLAAFLHFNLYEINGITAALAEELFHKGEQLLAAGEVFSLRPLQLHAVSRQLRLATPTCCNGDAKTDLGHILDFACRLRYLKICGTRGPLGSSDILETALPFDLSFFKSLLQIEISECDARQIRGLSSLRSTLVTLSIHNSTETMMLALVPEASDFPQWEAEGSESGCAVTAVVPLWPGLTTLDMSHNGIGAIDASAKLLRKVEFLDLSHNQLSSVENLEHLYNLVHLDLSYNNLCTLEAAHTRLGNIKTLSLAGNQLESLAGLGKLYSLVHLDLGHNQLNRLEEIKNIGSLPCLEKLNLSGNPVCIVPDYRTKVLAQFGERAAEVCLDGQATTEKELDTVEVLKAIQKAKEVKDRMSASNKKISEETGGSSLASAPPRLSPPPSSSSSSSTRSSCVAAPPSLASRRGRRASCGSQEEMNNQEESAIPPVIVPPHALPVSHSPRDHDNRLAEDSQASSSFCFPCSSSSSSSLLETTCPTCNATWCPLLPPHLFSFTSTHRLFTASLSKRLKETRQKKRESHTKAETKDEDRSPSIEVLSSAETTEVGSPAVSRDGYFEMGPDRSLPDPSSTRLPDEFGEEEEQEERVNVVLWCYGVKVEDSKVEHQVVCLVLTDNLLGLLRLSDGVKGDDYDADKELVPTPDALLSNLDTELLLPFSELLLPSHADLPAACLHLAPRNGACRYYLFSEPQDLQRTRTELLRLLRLPEAEDGPPLLPRCLLNSWELEESQDARGGYLTLLPPSSASPSDISAEAEELPALLFLTQRHLWVLKTDVREPRGDPCKLVRVPLGSMAVRPTRRCLQTGELIDGRFCKHPQHHQRCGHTAELLLSDGAVPLLFPLARDKTSFLEELSRRRAALGGLKTVVLPLPCRCPPHPEDGGGDGDDFSKPPRGSSGPCLEDNRPSPHLLPALSPGLKLLSGLDGEQLMEYFHRFIALSGEKEEVRQLLWLSVVLYTSPESELACCLLLSTEAVYFLLEDSAAAPPGRCPETDVCLCPCLTIKLSDLLSVNVGLFDQYFRLVGRSAECIVCCLSRDSYGTGVFLQELMSVLSPRHELPAPENSESSEQDFYSEFPSNSAGKMQNYELVHSSRVKFIYPSEEEVGDLTFIVAERKNPAIVTPRSFNVLLYLLVFQVEPDDGRGPHGAPLLRPQTLILTAADVFLLDEDYASYPLPDFAKEPPSRERYRLREARRIRDLDRVLLGYQTYPQALTLVFDDLPGPDLLCRLTADHFGSEGEEPRPQRQPAGTATRAPSEAEVQWCVFVPGADSRERLISVLARQWEALCSRELPVELTG